One window from the genome of Brachyspira sp. SAP_772 encodes:
- a CDS encoding spiro-SPASM protein: MEFIIIVDESFENEYSKIFLEDFSKKIELLKQELNCDVKNINYIANTTEDYLNNIYKETENYDNIIYIPNNMPMFNIDETVKLTKIHNENISYFTYGENYPEGIIPFIIRRNAFEKLFNCIKTKNINITENTIKDIVFIDPNFFEIEILVSEYDMRYYRVSLFANSKRNALIISKLINYKDYNDVTKAIREDASLRRTLPSYVEIDINNRQNLINKNLLSSNAFSNEINKEERNLTIEEFKTIYNKLLNFCDDFHLSIGSYYEPLLNKDVFNILEYALSNKNVNVYLETNAVLLDEENAKKLLLIQEKNNNLHVIIHLDTVEQNVFNTIYKEDYLKTILSNIDYYFIREPKNTYLQITKQKDNFDYLASYYKYFDKYKIEIIMQKYYTYRGIVENKKIGDMTPLINVGCWHLARDLFIDAYGDIYICRFDINKEKFVASIYKETLENIWKSLENYYKENTLKSLDFCKNCDEWYLFNF, encoded by the coding sequence ATGGAATTCATTATAATTGTTGATGAATCATTTGAAAATGAATATTCAAAGATATTTTTAGAAGATTTCTCTAAAAAAATAGAACTCTTAAAACAAGAACTTAATTGTGATGTAAAAAATATAAATTATATTGCAAATACAACTGAAGATTATTTGAATAATATATATAAAGAAACAGAAAATTATGACAATATTATATATATTCCAAATAATATGCCAATGTTTAATATAGATGAAACTGTAAAACTCACCAAAATACATAATGAAAACATATCATATTTTACTTATGGAGAAAATTATCCTGAAGGAATCATACCTTTTATAATAAGAAGAAATGCTTTTGAAAAATTATTTAATTGCATAAAAACAAAAAATATTAATATAACAGAAAACACTATAAAAGATATTGTATTCATTGACCCTAACTTTTTTGAGATAGAAATATTGGTGTCTGAATATGACATGAGATATTATAGGGTATCATTATTTGCTAATAGTAAAAGAAATGCTCTAATTATATCAAAACTAATAAACTATAAAGATTATAATGATGTTACTAAGGCTATAAGAGAAGATGCTTCATTAAGAAGAACTTTGCCTTCATATGTTGAAATAGATATTAATAATAGGCAAAACTTAATAAATAAAAATCTATTATCATCTAATGCTTTTTCAAACGAAATAAACAAAGAAGAGAGAAATTTAACTATAGAAGAGTTTAAAACTATTTATAATAAACTTTTAAATTTTTGTGATGATTTTCATTTATCGATAGGAAGCTATTATGAACCTCTTTTAAATAAAGATGTTTTTAATATATTAGAATATGCTCTTTCAAATAAAAATGTAAATGTATATTTAGAGACTAATGCTGTTTTACTTGATGAAGAAAATGCTAAAAAACTTTTGCTTATTCAAGAAAAAAATAATAATTTGCATGTAATAATTCATTTAGATACAGTAGAGCAAAATGTATTTAATACAATTTATAAAGAAGATTATTTAAAAACAATACTCTCTAATATAGATTATTATTTTATAAGAGAGCCAAAAAACACATATCTTCAAATTACAAAACAGAAAGATAATTTTGATTATTTGGCTTCATATTACAAATATTTTGATAAGTATAAAATAGAGATTATAATGCAAAAATATTATACTTATAGAGGAATTGTAGAAAATAAAAAAATTGGAGATATGACTCCTTTAATAAATGTTGGATGTTGGCATTTGGCTAGAGATTTATTTATAGATGCTTATGGGGATATTTATATTTGCAGATTTGATATAAATAAAGAAAAATTTGTAGCATCAATATATAAAGAGACTCTAGAAAATATTTGGAAATCATTAGAAAACTATTATAAAGAGAATACTTTAAAGAGTTTAGACTTTTGTAAAAATTGTGATGAGTGGTATTTGTTTAACTTTTAG
- a CDS encoding sugar phosphate nucleotidyltransferase → MKVIIPAAGEGTRLRPHTITKPKPILPIAGSTIIDFIMKEVLELEDLEEVIFIVGYLKDKMIDYLTSKYKDVKLTFVEQKEFRGLAHAVSLTREHIKDDDKLFIILGDTIFKLNLSAIVAKNENALGVCEVDNPSRFGVALLDSNGVITKLIEKPKEPVSNLALTGMYNIVSSKELFDAIDYIIKNDIKTKNEYQLTDALEYMIQNGSIFKTFKLDGWYDCGEKNTMIETNRTIITHSILSKWVKDTAIIPPVFIEEDVKINRSVIGPYVHIGKNSNIENSILKNCIMFEEVNITNALMENCIISENAIYKGKTNSMDMGASINIEQN, encoded by the coding sequence TTGAAAGTTATAATACCAGCAGCAGGTGAAGGCACCAGATTAAGACCGCATACTATTACAAAACCTAAACCTATACTTCCTATAGCAGGTTCTACAATTATAGATTTTATTATGAAAGAAGTATTAGAATTAGAAGATCTTGAAGAGGTGATATTTATAGTAGGATATTTAAAAGATAAAATGATAGACTACTTAACTTCTAAATATAAAGATGTAAAACTTACTTTTGTAGAGCAAAAAGAGTTTAGAGGTTTAGCTCATGCTGTTTCGCTTACTAGAGAGCATATAAAAGATGATGATAAGCTTTTTATTATACTTGGAGATACAATATTTAAGCTTAATTTATCAGCAATAGTTGCTAAAAATGAAAATGCATTAGGAGTATGTGAGGTTGATAACCCTAGCAGATTTGGGGTTGCATTACTTGATAGTAATGGTGTTATTACAAAACTTATAGAAAAGCCTAAAGAGCCTGTAAGTAATTTGGCTCTAACAGGAATGTATAATATAGTAAGCTCTAAAGAATTATTTGACGCTATAGATTATATAATTAAAAATGATATAAAAACAAAAAATGAATATCAATTAACAGATGCTTTAGAGTATATGATACAAAATGGAAGCATATTTAAAACATTCAAACTTGATGGGTGGTATGATTGTGGTGAAAAAAATACTATGATAGAAACAAACAGAACTATAATCACTCATAGTATACTTAGTAAATGGGTAAAAGATACTGCTATAATACCTCCAGTTTTTATTGAAGAGGATGTGAAGATTAATAGGTCTGTTATAGGGCCTTATGTGCATATAGGAAAAAACTCTAATATAGAAAACTCAATATTAAAAAACTGTATAATGTTTGAAGAAGTAAATATAACAAATGCTTTAATGGAAAACTGCATAATATCAGAAAATGCTATTTATAAAGGCAAAACTAATTCTATGGATATGGGTGCTTCTATTAATATAGAGCAAAATTAA
- a CDS encoding DJ-1 family glyoxalase III → MSKKVLVPLAEGFEEIEAVTITDVLRRANIEVTTASLTDNLEVKGSHGIVVKADTTLDKIINEDFDAISLAGGMGGMNNLKNDKRIIAKIQKMYEDKRLVSAICASPIVLGEASVLKGKYTCYPSCQSMVKGGEYVEKDLVAVNDNVITSKGPATTVFFALELVKYLLGSNEEVANAMLVPLIR, encoded by the coding sequence ATGTCAAAAAAAGTTTTAGTGCCATTAGCTGAAGGTTTTGAGGAAATAGAGGCTGTAACTATTACAGATGTATTAAGAAGAGCAAATATAGAAGTAACAACTGCTTCTTTAACTGATAATTTAGAGGTAAAAGGTTCACATGGTATAGTAGTAAAGGCTGATACTACATTAGATAAAATTATAAATGAAGATTTTGATGCTATATCTCTTGCAGGCGGTATGGGCGGAATGAATAATTTAAAAAATGATAAAAGAATTATAGCTAAAATACAAAAAATGTATGAAGACAAAAGATTAGTATCTGCAATATGTGCTTCTCCTATAGTATTAGGTGAAGCTTCAGTTCTTAAAGGTAAATATACTTGCTATCCAAGCTGTCAGAGTATGGTTAAAGGCGGAGAGTATGTTGAGAAGGATTTAGTTGCAGTTAATGACAATGTTATTACTTCTAAAGGACCTGCTACTACAGTATTTTTTGCTTTAGAGTTAGTAAAATATTTGCTTGGAAGTAATGAAGAAGTTGCTAATGCCATGCTTGTACCATTAATTAGATAA
- the holA gene encoding DNA polymerase III subunit delta: MIGRVVVKTESDFKKIKDLYIKEPFKYSIYILTGKERLFKKAFITSMHSLVFKDEGDSEMNYSLFYDKNDAVGYSPLEVADTPPFGSNIRLVVIYKYNNFQEDFLEYCINPSKSSIVILETENNLEEDGIYKYFSKKQNVDYIHFIDFPIPDERDFRSLITAYINKNNKKISNDAVDYIVNNINLDYDSLYSELDKICSYNDKEYLNVEDIMDFTYVSKNRNIFDFLDSVFERDRKKCFSIMHRLDQDASSSLTLMMNNFLALYYMKIFPPQTTLNDISKLTKIPSFILTKKKPVLKLYSLNEIVNIISQISKLNTLSVTTPNNIFKAHFELFLFSITK; the protein is encoded by the coding sequence ATGATTGGTAGAGTAGTAGTTAAAACAGAGTCAGATTTTAAAAAAATAAAAGATTTATATATAAAAGAGCCTTTTAAATATTCAATATATATACTTACAGGAAAAGAGAGATTATTTAAAAAGGCATTTATTACTTCTATGCATTCTCTTGTTTTTAAAGATGAGGGTGATAGTGAAATGAATTATAGCTTATTTTATGATAAAAATGATGCTGTAGGTTATTCTCCTTTAGAAGTAGCTGATACTCCGCCTTTTGGCTCTAATATAAGGCTTGTTGTTATATACAAATACAATAATTTTCAGGAAGATTTTTTGGAATATTGTATTAATCCTTCGAAATCTTCTATAGTAATATTAGAAACAGAAAATAATTTAGAAGAAGATGGAATATATAAATATTTTTCAAAAAAACAAAATGTAGATTATATTCATTTTATAGATTTTCCTATTCCAGACGAGAGAGATTTTCGTTCATTAATTACAGCATATATAAACAAAAATAATAAAAAGATTTCTAATGATGCTGTTGATTATATTGTTAATAACATCAATTTAGACTATGATTCGCTTTACTCTGAATTGGATAAAATATGCAGTTATAATGATAAAGAATATTTGAATGTTGAAGATATTATGGATTTTACTTATGTGTCTAAAAATAGAAATATATTTGATTTTTTAGATTCTGTATTTGAAAGAGATAGGAAAAAATGCTTTTCTATTATGCATAGATTAGATCAAGATGCTTCTTCTTCTCTTACTTTGATGATGAATAATTTTTTAGCATTATATTATATGAAGATATTTCCTCCTCAAACTACTTTAAATGATATTAGCAAATTAACTAAAATACCTTCATTTATATTAACAAAAAAGAAGCCTGTATTAAAGCTTTATTCATTAAATGAGATAGTGAATATAATTTCACAAATATCCAAATTAAATACATTGAGTGTTACAACACCGAATAATATTTTTAAAGCACATTTTGAGCTTTTTTTATTCTCAATTACAAAGTAA
- a CDS encoding HIRAN domain-containing protein: MYSQKNTKHTTYIVNYQETFKRIIINKYYKMNRYSIDFFVAGYKYNDGKEIIELLSRNEPINLIREYFIGYDPFAIAVYDERCEIRLGYVPKIIAPLLTYKMEDENYKIRAIVKNVKLEEIDECKLEIRVFIERALKKAN, translated from the coding sequence TTGTATTCACAAAAAAACACCAAACACACTACATATATAGTGAATTATCAAGAAACTTTTAAAAGAATTATTATCAATAAATATTATAAAATGAATAGGTATTCTATAGACTTTTTTGTAGCAGGATATAAATATAATGATGGAAAAGAAATTATAGAATTATTATCTAGAAATGAGCCTATTAATCTTATAAGAGAATATTTTATTGGTTATGATCCATTCGCTATAGCAGTTTATGATGAGAGATGTGAAATAAGACTAGGGTATGTACCTAAAATAATAGCACCTCTTCTAACATACAAAATGGAAGATGAAAATTATAAAATAAGAGCTATAGTAAAAAATGTGAAATTAGAAGAGATAGATGAGTGTAAATTAGAGATAAGGGTTTTTATAGAGAGAGCTTTGAAAAAGGCTAATTAA